A single window of Acanthopagrus latus isolate v.2019 chromosome 1, fAcaLat1.1, whole genome shotgun sequence DNA harbors:
- the pcdh10a gene encoding protocadherin-10a isoform X3, with translation MIRLIFLLSILDGAVSQLHYSVPEEQEPGSVVGNIAEDLGLDITKLSARRFQTVPSSRTPYLEVNLENGALLVKEKIDREEICKQTIPCLLHLEVFLENPLELFRVEIEVMDINDNPPSFPETDISVEISESAIPGTRFPVENAFDPDVGTNALSTYAITNNNYFYLDVQTQSDGNKFAELVLEKSLDREQQAVHRYVLTAVDGGIPQRTGTALLVVKVLDSNDNAPTFDQTVYSVNLRENSPVGTLVIQLNATDVDEGQNGEIVYSFSSHNAPRIKDLFNIDARTGRIEVAGEVDYEESSTHQIYVQAKDLGANAVPAHCKVLVKLVDVNDNTPEIGFSTVTESVSEQDAPGTVIALFSVSDRDSGENGHMSCEILGDVPFKLKSSFKNYYTIVTDGPLDRENTDAYTITVVAKDKGQPSLATSKSIKVHVSDENDNAPRFTQAVYDVYVTENNVPGAFIHAVSALDPDIGQNALITYSILECDIQGMSVDTYVSINQDTGYLYALRSFDYEQLKEFSFMVQAKDSGAAELFSNATVNVIIVDQNDNAPTVIAPIGKNGTAKEHLPRSAEPGYLVTRIVAMDADDGENARLSYSILRGNEMGMFRMDWRTGELRTARRISPKRDPQGYYDLLIEVRDHGQPPLSSSASVSVMLVDSVVEGRSGDRGSASKAKETSLDLTLILIIALGSVSFIFLLAMIVLAVRCQKDKKLNLYTCLLAGDCCLCCGSCCSRQARGRKQKKLSKSDIMLVQSTNVTSGVGPVGQVPVEESGVGGVGGGFGSHHHQNQNSYCYQVCLTPESAKTDLMFLKPCSPTRSTDTDHTNPCGAIVTGYSDQQPDIISNGSILSNETKHQRAELSYLVDRPRRVNSSAFQEADIVSSKDSGHGDSEQGDSDHDATNRGHSAGADLFSNCTEECKALGHSDRCWMPSFVPSDGRQGPDYRSNLHVPGMDATLPDTEPAKGFASSFHVDLSETA, from the exons atgatCCGGTTAATATTCCTGCTCTCCATCCTGGATGGAGCTGTCTCCCAGCTGCACTACTCCGTGCCAGAGGAGCAGGAGCCGGGCTCCGTGGTTGGGAATATCGCAGAGGATTTGGGGCTGGACATTACCAAACTTTCCGCTCGCCGCTTCCAGACGGTGCCTAGTTCACGAACACCTTACCTGGAGGTGAACTTGGAGAACGGTGCGCTCCTGGTGAAGGAGAAAATCGACCGGGAAGAAATCTGTAAGCAGACCATCCCGTGCCTACTGCACCTGGAGGTGTTTCTGGAGAACCCGCTGGAGCTCTTTCGCGTGGAGATCGAGGTGATGGATATCAACGACAATCCGCCCAGCTTTCCCGAGACCGACATTTCCGTGGAGATATCGGAGAGCGCCATCCCCGGGACCCGTTTCCCGGTGGAGAACGCCTTCGACCCGGACGTGGGCACAAACGCGCTCAGCACATATGCCATAACGAATAATAACTATTTTTACCTTGACGTGCAGACGCAGAGCGACGGGAACAAGTTCGCGGAGCTGGTGCTGGAGAAGTCGCTGGACAGGGAGCAGCAGGCGGTGCACCGCTACGTGCTGACGGCGGTGGACGGGGGCATCCCGCAGCGGACCGGGACGGCGCTGCTGGTCGTTAAAGTTCTGGACTCGAATGACAACGCGCCCACCTTTGACCAGACTGTGTACTCGGTTAACCTGCGGGAAAACTCGCCCGTGGGCACTCTGGTTATCCAGCTCAACGCCACGGATGTTGACGAGGGACAGAACGGGGAGATAGTTTATTCCTTCAGCAGCCACAACGCCCCGCGGATAAAGGACTTATTCAACATCGATGCCAGAACAGGTAGGATAGAGGTGGCGGGTGAGGTGGACTACGAAGAGAGCAGTACGCACCAGATTTACGTCCAGGCGAAAGATCTGGGGGCTAACGCGGTCCCCGCGCACTGCAAAGTGCTGGTCAAACTCGTGGACGTGAACGACAACACACCGGAGATAGGTTTCAGCACCGTGACTGAATCCGTAAGCGAGCAGGACGCCCCGGGCACCGTGATCGCACTTTTCAGCGTCTCGGACCGGGACTCCGGCGAGAACGGACACATGAGCTGCGAGATCTTAGGAGACGTCCCTTTCAAGCTGAAATCCTCTTTTAAAAACTACTACACCATCGTGACGGACGGGCCGCTGGACAGAGAGAACACAGACGCCTACACCATCACCGTGGTGGCCAAAGATAAGGGTCAGCCGTCGCTCGCCACCAGCAAGTCCATTAAAGTTCACGTCTCCGACGAGAACGACAATGCGCCCCGTTTTACGCAGGCGGTTTATGATGTGTATGTGACCGAGAATAATGTGCCCGGTGCTTTCATCCACGCTGTGAGCGCTTTGGACCCTGATATAGGACAGAACGCTCTTATTACCTACTCCATATTGGAGTGTGACATACAGGGCATGTCCGTGGACACCTATGTGTCCATAAACCAGGACACCGGCTACCTTTACGCGCTGCGCTCTTTTGATTACGAGCAGCTGAAGGAGTTTAGTTTCATGGTCCAGGCTAAAGACTCTGGTGCCGCTGAGCTCTTCTCCAATGCTACTGTAAATGTGATCATAGTAGACCAAAACGACAACGCTCCTACTGTAATAGCCCCCATCGGTAAGAACGGCACAGCCAAAGAGCACTTGCCGCGCTCCGCGGAGCCCGGCTACCTGGTGACGCGCATCGTGGCCATGGATGCGGATGATGGCGAGAACGCACGGCTGTCCTACAGCATCCTGCGGGGCAACGAGATGGGGATGTTCCGCATGGACTGGAGGACAGGGGAGCTGAGGACAGCCCGCAGGATCTCTCCAAAGCGGGACCCGCAGGGCTACTACGACCTGCTGATCGAAGTGAGGGACCACGGGCAgccccctctgtcctcctcggCCAGTGTGAGCGTGATGTTAGTGGACAGCGTGGTCGAAGGCCGCAGCGGGGATCGCGGCTCGGCCTCCAAGGCGAAGGAGACCTCCCTCGACCTCACCCTCATTCTCATCATCGCCTTGGGCTCCGTGTCCTTCATCTTCCTGTTGGCCATGATCGTGCTGGCCGTGCGCTGCCAAAAGGACAAGAAGCTCAACCTGTACACGTGCCTGCTGGCCGGtgactgctgtctgtgctgcGGCTCGTGCTGCAGCAGGCAGGCCCGCGGCCGGAAACAGAAGAAGCTGAGCAAATCCGACATCATGTTAGTTCAGAGCACCAACGTGACGTCAGGGGTCGGACCCGTGGGGCAGGTGCCCGTAGAGGAGTCCGGGGTGGGCGGCGTGGGAGGGGGCTTCGgctcccaccaccaccagaaccagaactcctACTGCTACCAGGTGTGTCTGACACCGGAGTCCGCCAAAACGGACCTGATGTTCCTGAAACCGTGCAGCCCGACCCGCAGCACTGACACTGACCACACCAACCCCTGCGGCGCCATAGTCACGGGTTACAGTGACCAACAACCGGACATCATATCCAACGGCAGTATTCTCTCTAATGAG acgAAACACCAACGAGCAGAACTCAGCTATCTGGTGGACAGACCGAGACGCGTCAACAG CTCGGCGTTCCAAGAGGCAGACATCGTCAGCTCCAAAGACAGTGGTCACGGCGACAGCGAGCAGGGCGACAGTGACCACGATGCCACCAACCGGGGTCACTCGGCCG